In Bacillus sp. DX3.1, the following proteins share a genomic window:
- the ltrA gene encoding group II intron reverse transcriptase/maturase, protein MNFSTNFSNETELKRAQDKLYELSKSNTRFHSLYEMAFNETTIITAIHKIKANRGANTPGVDGHDIRRYLQMDKNDVIKLITKAARNYKSKPARRVYIDKADGSQRPLGIPTVVDRIIQECIRTILEPIVEAKFYDHSYGFRPYRSSKHAVRQVNHFITTTKSYYAIEGDIKGYFDNINHRLLIKKLWRLGIRDKRIIKIIQIMFKAGYMEYDFKFTTEKGTPQGGIISPLLANVYLNDFDWMVARRFYKAKPTGISKEPRKQRERLVRQGRNKCYLVRYADDWIILTQTYQEARRYLEYLHKYFRIKLKLELSKEKTVITDLREKPALFLGFDIYAETPLLSKSGNIVGKNKPNHRKVSGQISKVCKEIRKMRKVLKEEFWIEQIIKVNQMLEGYAEYWKVGICADTFDRIDYNVNHSLFRTFKKLFPSSYMKHKVKMCELGNRPSRHYKYQAKTFAIKKKGFWIGVTKASYTPSEWLVKPFDQRMTPYTIVGREIYYKQRKKLLRLDRPHIMTLQDFYLCKDTKSKYNFEYFMNREYAYNRDRGKCRCCNVGLDFMKSDAHCHHIEPYLPMDLINRVTNLAWLCKECHTSIHFENNVLSYDAKTIKKIDKFRSKLLQK, encoded by the coding sequence ATGAACTTTAGCACAAACTTCTCAAATGAAACTGAACTCAAAAGAGCTCAGGACAAACTATACGAATTGTCAAAGAGCAATACTCGTTTTCATAGCTTATATGAAATGGCATTCAATGAGACCACAATAATTACAGCTATTCATAAAATCAAAGCTAATAGAGGAGCTAACACCCCCGGTGTTGATGGACATGACATTCGAAGATATTTGCAAATGGATAAAAATGACGTCATAAAGCTAATTACTAAAGCAGCACGGAACTACAAATCCAAACCAGCCCGAAGGGTTTATATCGACAAAGCGGATGGAAGTCAACGACCATTAGGGATACCAACGGTCGTTGACCGTATCATTCAAGAATGTATTCGTACAATACTTGAACCAATCGTAGAAGCAAAATTTTACGACCATAGTTACGGCTTCCGTCCTTACCGTAGTTCTAAACATGCCGTTAGACAAGTGAATCATTTCATTACTACTACTAAGTCTTATTATGCAATCGAAGGTGACATAAAAGGTTACTTTGATAACATCAACCACAGATTACTAATTAAAAAACTATGGAGATTAGGCATAAGGGACAAGAGAATAATAAAGATTATTCAAATTATGTTTAAAGCGGGATATATGGAGTATGATTTTAAATTCACTACGGAAAAGGGAACTCCACAAGGCGGTATAATTTCACCCCTACTTGCAAATGTGTATCTTAATGATTTCGATTGGATGGTAGCACGTAGATTCTACAAAGCGAAACCAACTGGAATTTCAAAGGAACCGAGAAAGCAAAGAGAAAGGCTGGTTAGACAAGGTAGAAATAAATGCTACCTAGTTAGATACGCAGATGATTGGATTATACTTACTCAAACCTATCAAGAAGCAAGACGCTATCTTGAATATTTGCACAAGTATTTCAGAATAAAGTTAAAACTTGAATTGTCCAAAGAGAAAACAGTCATAACAGACTTAAGGGAAAAACCAGCACTCTTCTTAGGGTTTGATATTTATGCCGAAACACCTCTCCTCAGTAAGAGTGGAAATATAGTTGGCAAAAACAAACCCAATCATAGAAAGGTCAGCGGTCAAATTAGTAAAGTTTGCAAAGAAATAAGGAAGATGAGGAAAGTTTTAAAAGAAGAATTTTGGATAGAACAAATCATCAAAGTTAATCAAATGCTCGAAGGATATGCGGAATATTGGAAAGTCGGTATTTGCGCAGACACATTTGATAGAATTGATTACAACGTAAATCACTCCTTATTTAGAACTTTTAAGAAATTGTTCCCTAGTAGCTATATGAAGCATAAAGTAAAAATGTGTGAGCTAGGCAATCGACCTAGTAGACACTATAAATATCAGGCAAAAACCTTCGCAATCAAAAAGAAAGGATTTTGGATTGGAGTCACAAAAGCTTCATATACTCCTTCGGAGTGGCTTGTAAAACCATTTGACCAAAGGATGACACCTTACACTATAGTAGGAAGAGAAATCTACTACAAACAAAGGAAAAAACTGTTAAGGCTGGATAGACCTCATATAATGACACTACAGGATTTTTATCTCTGCAAAGATACAAAGAGTAAATATAACTTTGAATACTTTATGAACCGTGAATATGCGTATAACAGGGATAGAGGAAAATGTAGATGCTGTAATGTCGGATTAGACTTTATGAAGAGCGATGCACATTGCCATCACATTGAACCATACTTACCTATGGATTTAATTAACAGAGTCACTAATCTAGCATGGCTATGTAAAGAATGTCATACATCCATACACTTTGAAAACAATGTGTTAAGTTATGATGCTAAAACAATAAAGAAAATTGACAAATTCAGAAGTAAATTACTTCAAAAATGA
- a CDS encoding alpha-L-glutamate ligase — MGKIHIIHENTEWTRHLTERLDELGLPYEEWHLDKGNVDLSSVPPQGVFYNRMSASSHTRNHRFAPEFTGAVLSWLERHNRKVFNGSRALQLEVSKVAQYMALNAQGIRTPKTIAAVGKDHIIEAAAQFEGHPFITKHNRAGKGLGVQLFQSVASLQAYVESVAFEEPVDGITLIQEYIQAPEPYITRCEFVGGKFVYAVQVDTSKGFELCPADACQIGDLFCPVGEKAPEKPKFQIVEGFNDPIIQKYEAMLAANHIAIAGIEFIRNADGEIFTYDINTNTNYNADAEAVVGKYGMLEIAKFLGSELEKL; from the coding sequence GTGGGGAAAATTCACATTATTCACGAAAATACGGAGTGGACAAGGCATCTAACGGAAAGATTGGACGAGCTTGGTCTTCCTTATGAAGAATGGCATTTAGACAAAGGTAATGTTGATCTTTCATCTGTTCCGCCGCAGGGCGTATTTTATAATCGCATGAGCGCTTCATCTCACACAAGAAATCACCGCTTTGCACCAGAGTTTACGGGTGCTGTGCTTTCTTGGTTAGAGAGGCATAATCGAAAGGTGTTTAATGGAAGCAGAGCATTACAACTTGAAGTAAGCAAAGTAGCACAATATATGGCGCTAAATGCACAAGGGATTCGTACACCAAAAACAATTGCAGCTGTTGGAAAGGATCATATTATAGAAGCAGCAGCTCAATTTGAAGGCCATCCATTCATTACGAAGCATAATCGTGCAGGAAAAGGATTAGGGGTTCAACTATTTCAATCTGTTGCATCTTTACAAGCATATGTAGAAAGTGTAGCATTTGAAGAGCCAGTAGATGGTATTACATTGATTCAAGAATATATACAAGCTCCGGAACCGTACATTACACGCTGTGAATTCGTTGGCGGAAAGTTTGTGTATGCAGTACAAGTAGATACATCAAAGGGTTTTGAATTATGCCCAGCTGATGCTTGTCAAATTGGCGATTTGTTCTGTCCTGTTGGAGAGAAAGCTCCGGAAAAACCGAAGTTTCAAATTGTAGAAGGGTTTAATGACCCGATTATTCAAAAATATGAGGCGATGTTGGCTGCTAATCATATTGCAATTGCTGGTATTGAGTTTATTCGAAATGCGGATGGTGAGATTTTCACTTATGATATTAATACGAATACAAACTATAATGCTGACGCTGAGGCAGTTGTTGGAAAATACGGTATGCTAGAGATTGCGAAGTTTCTTGGTAGTGAATTAGAGAAATTATAA
- a CDS encoding conserved virulence factor C family protein yields the protein MKIKAIEPTPSPNTMKVILNEVLPSGARNNYTNENAEQAPEQVQQILKIEGIKGVYHVADFLAVERNAKYDWKVLLQQVRAMFGEEVTEEDEQEQLSHFGEVKVFIQMFFTIPMQVKLTDGTTEERVGLPDRFKEAIMKVQMSAPNVVKERKWVEQSTRYGNFEEIGKEVVEEIVAAYSAERVETTVKELLEQAGRAEVTVAKRVPYKVTEEMMADSDWKNRFAALEQMDPTEEDIPVLKKALEDEKVSIRRLATAYLGMVKGDEVLPLLYKALLDRSVSVRRTAGDCLSDVGDPAAMFVMIKSLKDPSKLVRWRAAMFLFELGDESAIPALRVAQDDPEFEVAMQARLALERIEGGEEAKGSVWKQMTESRKGE from the coding sequence GTGAAGATTAAAGCAATTGAACCAACGCCAAGTCCAAATACAATGAAAGTTATCTTAAATGAAGTGTTACCATCAGGAGCACGTAATAATTATACAAACGAAAATGCAGAACAAGCACCAGAACAAGTGCAGCAAATTTTAAAGATTGAAGGTATTAAAGGTGTATATCATGTAGCCGACTTTTTAGCAGTTGAACGAAATGCGAAGTATGACTGGAAAGTACTTTTGCAGCAAGTTCGTGCTATGTTCGGAGAGGAAGTAACAGAAGAAGATGAACAGGAGCAGCTTTCGCATTTTGGTGAAGTGAAAGTATTCATTCAAATGTTCTTTACGATTCCAATGCAGGTTAAATTAACAGATGGGACAACGGAAGAACGAGTTGGATTACCAGACCGTTTTAAAGAAGCGATTATGAAAGTGCAAATGTCTGCACCAAACGTTGTGAAAGAGCGGAAATGGGTCGAGCAAAGTACACGTTACGGTAATTTTGAAGAGATTGGAAAGGAAGTTGTTGAAGAAATCGTTGCGGCATATTCCGCTGAACGTGTCGAGACAACTGTTAAAGAATTATTGGAGCAGGCTGGCAGGGCAGAAGTAACAGTTGCAAAACGTGTGCCATATAAAGTAACAGAAGAAATGATGGCAGATTCTGATTGGAAAAATCGGTTTGCGGCTCTTGAACAAATGGATCCAACAGAAGAAGATATCCCTGTGCTGAAAAAAGCGTTAGAGGATGAAAAAGTATCGATTCGTCGCCTTGCAACAGCTTACTTAGGGATGGTAAAAGGTGATGAAGTATTGCCATTATTATATAAAGCATTGCTTGATCGCTCTGTAAGTGTGCGCCGTACAGCGGGTGACTGCTTATCTGATGTTGGTGATCCAGCAGCTATGTTTGTCATGATAAAATCGCTCAAAGATCCAAGCAAATTGGTGCGCTGGCGTGCAGCAATGTTCTTATTTGAACTTGGTGATGAAAGTGCGATTCCAGCACTTCGCGTAGCACAAGATGATCCAGAGTTCGAAGTAGCGATGCAAGCACGTCTAGCACTGGAACGTATTGAAGGCGGAGAAGAAGCAAAAGGGTCAGTTTGGAAACAAATGACGGAGTCTCGTAAAGGGGAGTAA
- a CDS encoding DUF393 domain-containing protein codes for MIVFYDSWCPMCTAVAERTQKLDKKGTMKFVSFRDKDVVEEYQLSTELQGKMEQRLYILKNNKWYDGINSIYVLAKSIRAYWFAVPFIKLSILFGFGNKVYDYIAHNRKLVPVGHCREGVCEISSKN; via the coding sequence ATGATTGTTTTCTATGATAGCTGGTGTCCGATGTGTACGGCAGTTGCAGAACGTACACAAAAGCTTGATAAAAAAGGTACGATGAAGTTTGTTTCTTTTCGCGACAAAGATGTAGTAGAGGAGTATCAACTTTCTACAGAGTTACAAGGAAAGATGGAACAAAGACTCTACATTTTAAAAAATAACAAATGGTATGATGGAATTAACAGCATATATGTATTGGCAAAATCTATACGAGCATATTGGTTTGCAGTTCCGTTTATTAAGTTATCTATATTGTTTGGTTTTGGAAATAAAGTATACGATTATATCGCACATAATAGAAAGCTTGTACCTGTTGGACACTGCCGAGAAGGAGTTTGTGAAATTTCTTCAAAAAACTGA
- a CDS encoding BrxA/BrxB family bacilliredoxin — MNAYDEYMRQMVIPMRQELVRAGFEELTTEEDVNQYMDNATGTTLVVVNSVCGCAAGLARPAAGQAVVRSEKQPDHLVTVFAGQDKEATAAMRSYFGDIPPSSPSMALLKGNEVVHFIHRHEIEGVTMEEIMNNLEQAFEKHC, encoded by the coding sequence ATGAATGCATACGATGAATACATGCGTCAAATGGTAATTCCAATGCGCCAAGAGTTAGTGCGTGCTGGATTTGAAGAATTAACAACGGAAGAGGATGTAAATCAATATATGGACAATGCGACAGGTACAACATTAGTTGTTGTAAACTCTGTTTGCGGTTGTGCGGCTGGCTTAGCGCGTCCAGCAGCTGGTCAAGCAGTTGTCCGTTCTGAAAAACAACCGGATCATCTTGTAACTGTATTTGCAGGACAAGATAAAGAAGCAACTGCAGCGATGCGTTCTTACTTTGGAGATATTCCTCCATCCTCACCGTCTATGGCGTTATTAAAAGGAAATGAAGTTGTTCACTTCATCCATCGCCATGAAATTGAAGGCGTAACAATGGAAGAGATTATGAACAACTTAGAACAAGCTTTTGAAAAGCATTGCTAA
- a CDS encoding class I SAM-dependent methyltransferase — MIVTTAGRTNERMTTYAKNIAKELQCSFIVRNDVPVYKLHEQYEQDVLVAGKNRLAIYPKGTEESFFFHPNSAMFRVKRLMRGENDPFLQAAKLEEGMSMLDCTLGMASDSIVASYAVGRAGEVMGLEGNRYMAYVIGKGLQQWDAGIAEIDEAMKRIIVQQTEHFTFLQQCEDNSYDVVYIDPMFEETVIESDGIRGLKHFALYNDVTDETIAEAKRVARKRVVLKDHFRSTRFERHHFFVYKRKSAKFHFGVIETC, encoded by the coding sequence ATGATTGTAACTACAGCAGGACGAACGAATGAGAGAATGACAACATATGCAAAGAACATTGCGAAAGAATTACAGTGTTCTTTCATTGTGCGAAATGACGTACCCGTATACAAGTTACACGAGCAGTATGAGCAAGACGTACTTGTCGCTGGAAAAAATCGATTAGCTATTTACCCAAAAGGTACGGAAGAATCATTTTTCTTTCATCCGAACTCTGCGATGTTTCGTGTGAAGCGATTAATGCGAGGAGAGAACGATCCATTCCTGCAAGCAGCAAAGCTAGAAGAAGGAATGAGCATGCTCGATTGTACACTTGGGATGGCATCGGATAGTATTGTAGCAAGTTATGCGGTTGGACGAGCGGGAGAAGTAATGGGACTCGAAGGAAATCGTTATATGGCTTACGTAATTGGCAAAGGTCTGCAGCAATGGGATGCAGGTATTGCAGAAATTGATGAAGCAATGAAACGAATTATAGTACAGCAGACAGAGCATTTTACTTTTTTGCAGCAATGTGAAGATAACAGTTACGACGTTGTATACATAGATCCGATGTTTGAAGAGACAGTCATAGAATCAGATGGGATTCGTGGTTTAAAACACTTTGCTTTGTATAACGATGTCACGGATGAAACAATTGCGGAAGCAAAGCGTGTGGCGAGAAAGCGCGTTGTATTAAAAGATCATTTTCGTAGTACACGTTTTGAAAGACATCACTTTTTTGTGTATAAACGAAAAAGTGCGAAATTTCATTTTGGTGTAATTGAAACTTGCTAA
- the argS gene encoding arginine--tRNA ligase, whose amino-acid sequence MEYKIQFAGCLSQILPSEVSLEQITGLIETPKQDEFGDAAFPCFILAKQYKKAPALIAKEIAEKLDDPFFTKVEAVGPYVNVFFNRHTVSNKVLQTILAEKEEYGQKHFGQEKTVVIDFSSPNIAKPFSMGHLRSTMIGNSLKHIAEKCGYEVVGINYIGDWGTQFGKLITAYKKWGNEELVKEDPIRELFKLYVQFHEEVKENPELEEEGRAWFKKLEDHDEEAVFLWNWFRHESLKEFSRIYELLGVEFFNFQGEAFYNDKMDDFVQLLEEHHLLEESDGAQVVNLEKEGMPPCLIKKSDGATLYATRDLTAALYRQNTYKFDKALYVVGAEQSLHFSQFFNVLQKLGFEWVDGMAHVPFGLILKDGKKMSTRKGKVVLLEEVLEEAITLAKQNIEAKNPGLKQKEEVAKQVGVGAIIFHDLKNERIHNIEFSMENMLKFEGETGPYVQYTHARACSLLRKDHVEFEAEDFVLSDDISWNIMKLLHGFPQVIENTFAKYEPSHIAKYLLDVAQAFNKYYGNVRILEENDEKEGRLALVYAVSVVLKEGLRLLGMGAPEEM is encoded by the coding sequence ATGGAATATAAAATTCAATTTGCAGGATGTCTATCTCAAATCTTACCATCAGAAGTATCGTTAGAGCAGATTACAGGATTGATTGAAACGCCGAAGCAAGATGAATTCGGAGACGCTGCATTTCCTTGTTTTATACTTGCAAAGCAATATAAAAAAGCACCAGCATTGATTGCGAAGGAAATAGCTGAGAAACTAGACGATCCATTTTTCACAAAGGTAGAGGCAGTTGGGCCATATGTAAATGTATTTTTCAACCGCCATACAGTAAGTAACAAAGTGTTACAGACAATTTTAGCTGAAAAAGAAGAATATGGACAGAAGCATTTTGGTCAGGAAAAGACGGTAGTGATTGACTTTTCATCTCCGAATATCGCAAAGCCGTTTTCAATGGGGCATTTACGTTCAACGATGATCGGAAATTCATTAAAGCATATTGCTGAAAAGTGTGGCTATGAAGTTGTCGGCATTAACTATATTGGAGACTGGGGCACGCAGTTTGGTAAGTTAATTACCGCCTATAAAAAATGGGGTAATGAAGAGCTTGTGAAAGAAGATCCGATTCGTGAACTATTTAAGTTATATGTGCAATTTCATGAAGAAGTAAAAGAGAACCCAGAGCTAGAGGAAGAAGGACGTGCGTGGTTTAAAAAATTAGAAGATCACGATGAAGAAGCGGTCTTTTTATGGAATTGGTTCCGTCATGAATCATTAAAAGAATTCTCTCGTATTTATGAATTACTCGGTGTGGAGTTCTTTAATTTTCAGGGTGAGGCTTTCTACAATGATAAAATGGATGATTTCGTCCAGCTTTTAGAGGAACATCATTTATTAGAAGAATCAGATGGCGCGCAAGTTGTAAATTTAGAAAAAGAGGGGATGCCGCCATGTTTAATTAAAAAATCAGACGGGGCTACGCTGTACGCAACGCGGGATTTAACAGCGGCATTGTATCGTCAAAATACTTATAAATTCGATAAAGCACTATATGTAGTAGGAGCAGAACAAAGTTTACATTTCTCACAATTTTTCAACGTATTACAGAAGTTAGGGTTCGAGTGGGTAGATGGGATGGCTCATGTACCATTTGGGCTCATTTTAAAAGATGGCAAGAAAATGTCGACACGTAAAGGGAAAGTGGTATTACTGGAGGAAGTGTTAGAAGAAGCCATTACACTTGCGAAACAAAATATTGAAGCAAAAAATCCAGGTTTAAAACAGAAAGAAGAAGTTGCAAAACAAGTTGGAGTAGGGGCAATCATTTTCCATGATTTGAAAAATGAACGTATACACAATATTGAGTTCTCAATGGAAAACATGTTGAAGTTTGAGGGAGAAACAGGACCGTATGTACAATATACACATGCACGTGCCTGTTCGCTTTTGAGAAAAGATCATGTTGAATTTGAAGCAGAAGACTTCGTGCTAAGTGACGATATAAGCTGGAACATTATGAAACTGTTACATGGATTTCCGCAAGTAATTGAAAATACTTTTGCAAAATATGAACCATCACATATTGCAAAGTACTTATTAGATGTTGCACAAGCATTTAATAAATATTATGGAAATGTTCGTATTTTAGAAGAGAATGATGAGAAGGAAGGCAGACTTGCACTTGTATATGCAGTAAGCGTAGTACTGAAAGAAGGATTGCGTTTGCTTGGAATGGGAGCACCTGAAGAGATGTAA
- a CDS encoding MFS transporter, with amino-acid sequence MKAQVKMSRIQKAALWVVAVSVFTDMLIYGMIVPILPRYAETLGASQTEIGFLFGSYAITLLLATPILGMVSDKVGRRLPMILGLFGLAAATILFGLANNFMLLVLARMLQGISAAATWTAGLALLADVFPLQERGKAMGLALSGQAAGMLLGPTIGGLLYQWGGYHLPFIVAATIALVDGILRITLLRDEPKHDTKQRISYQSIFKMRSLFMIIGIIILGSALPSALEPTLPLYLQDVLHLSPGTIGLLFAVPTLAYGFTAPIIGTLSTKFGRKQTMVIGMIIAAFCFPFTAIVSHIALEIFVLAILGMSFSFLLAPALPELTYLADQNGIRAYGILFAIYNTAYSIGMFFGPILSGSLSDLFGLTNAFYIFSLFLLCYLCLFLWKVKKQH; translated from the coding sequence ATGAAAGCTCAGGTGAAAATGTCTCGCATACAAAAAGCTGCTTTATGGGTTGTAGCAGTATCTGTCTTTACTGATATGCTTATATATGGAATGATTGTGCCAATCTTACCACGATACGCAGAAACACTCGGTGCTTCGCAAACTGAGATTGGCTTTTTATTCGGTAGCTATGCCATTACATTACTGCTTGCTACCCCCATTTTAGGGATGGTCTCTGATAAAGTAGGAAGACGCCTTCCTATGATTCTAGGTTTATTTGGACTCGCAGCTGCAACTATATTATTTGGACTTGCAAATAATTTTATGTTACTCGTTCTAGCACGAATGCTACAAGGTATATCTGCAGCTGCAACATGGACAGCTGGATTAGCCCTTCTTGCAGATGTGTTTCCTCTCCAAGAACGCGGAAAAGCAATGGGTTTAGCTTTATCTGGTCAAGCAGCTGGGATGCTACTTGGCCCAACAATTGGCGGTTTACTATATCAATGGGGCGGTTATCATCTTCCCTTTATTGTCGCAGCAACCATCGCTCTCGTTGACGGTATATTACGCATTACATTACTTCGCGATGAACCAAAACACGATACAAAGCAACGAATTTCCTATCAATCTATTTTCAAGATGCGTTCCCTATTTATGATTATTGGCATTATTATACTAGGATCGGCCTTACCTAGCGCTTTAGAGCCAACTCTTCCTCTCTACTTACAAGATGTCTTACACCTCAGCCCTGGAACAATTGGACTATTATTCGCTGTCCCAACTCTCGCATATGGATTTACCGCTCCAATTATTGGAACACTTTCAACTAAGTTTGGAAGAAAACAAACGATGGTGATTGGGATGATTATTGCTGCTTTCTGTTTCCCATTTACAGCAATTGTTTCTCATATCGCTCTTGAAATATTTGTACTTGCGATACTTGGAATGAGCTTTAGTTTTCTACTAGCACCCGCCCTCCCAGAACTTACATATCTTGCAGATCAAAACGGAATTCGCGCATACGGTATACTATTTGCTATCTACAATACAGCCTATTCGATTGGTATGTTTTTCGGCCCCATATTAAGCGGTAGCTTATCAGATTTATTCGGATTAACAAATGCATTCTACATCTTTAGTCTATTTCTCTTATGCTATCTTTGTTTGTTTCTTTGGAAAGTAAAAAAGCAACATTAA
- a CDS encoding PadR family transcriptional regulator: MTRLMVLGLLMQYGPMSGYELQQAMQSAQTDTWAGVFPASIYHALKKMDKEGLVELDAVEKTGNRSKAIYSITAAGKNEFHSLMIQSFQQSSVAFPTQLYTALTFFNTDTVSIQNISSALQDQKKTIIEMYENMKAGQSIKKKMIDLPEHVTLIFENIYEQCEMQLRFIEKMEKMLSGLEEKNKAEER; encoded by the coding sequence ATGACAAGGTTAATGGTACTTGGTTTACTGATGCAATACGGTCCTATGTCTGGATATGAATTACAGCAAGCTATGCAATCCGCACAAACTGATACTTGGGCAGGCGTTTTCCCTGCTTCCATTTATCACGCTTTAAAAAAAATGGATAAAGAAGGATTAGTAGAACTAGACGCTGTTGAAAAAACAGGAAATCGTTCCAAAGCGATTTACAGTATCACAGCAGCTGGAAAGAATGAGTTTCATTCACTAATGATACAATCATTCCAGCAATCTTCTGTCGCTTTCCCAACGCAGCTATATACAGCGCTCACTTTTTTCAACACCGATACTGTTTCAATTCAAAACATTTCATCCGCTTTACAAGATCAAAAAAAGACAATTATAGAAATGTACGAAAACATGAAAGCTGGACAGTCCATTAAAAAGAAAATGATAGATCTTCCAGAACATGTAACCCTTATTTTTGAAAATATTTATGAACAATGTGAGATGCAGCTTCGTTTCATTGAAAAAATGGAAAAAATGCTATCTGGATTAGAAGAAAAGAACAAAGCGGAGGAAAGATGA